In Kangiella koreensis DSM 16069, a single window of DNA contains:
- the ftsE gene encoding cell division ATP-binding protein FtsE yields MIEFHQVFKRYEGGHEALKGVSFELPAGEMAFLTGHSGAGKSTLLKLIALMERPTRGQVILDGQNISKVKDRHIPYHRRKIGMIFQDHRLLFDRTVFDNVALPLIIAGVSDREIPKRVRAALDKVGLLSKEKQLPIQLSGGEQQRVGIARAVVNKPPLLLADEPTGNLDPELSADIMNLFAEFNQVGVSVLIASHDLALIARMRHPVITLKEGRTIRNELAEAAFDE; encoded by the coding sequence ATGATTGAATTTCACCAGGTATTTAAGCGCTATGAAGGTGGCCACGAAGCTCTCAAGGGAGTTAGCTTCGAGCTACCGGCTGGTGAAATGGCTTTTCTTACTGGTCATAGTGGCGCCGGTAAAAGTACCCTGCTGAAATTAATTGCTCTAATGGAGCGTCCGACTCGTGGCCAGGTCATTCTTGACGGCCAGAATATCAGCAAAGTTAAAGATCGTCATATCCCCTATCACCGCCGCAAAATTGGCATGATCTTTCAGGACCACCGTTTATTATTCGATCGCACCGTTTTCGACAATGTTGCCCTGCCTTTAATTATTGCAGGCGTATCTGATCGTGAAATTCCGAAACGGGTACGTGCCGCACTGGATAAAGTCGGGCTACTGAGTAAAGAAAAGCAGTTGCCTATCCAACTGTCAGGTGGAGAGCAGCAACGGGTGGGCATTGCTCGAGCAGTCGTCAATAAACCTCCACTATTACTGGCGGATGAGCCGACAGGTAACCTCGATCCAGAATTATCTGCCGACATCATGAATTTATTTGCTGAATTTAATCAGGTTGGTGTTTCAGTGCTGATTGCTTCGCATGATCTGGCCTTGATCGCACGTATGAGGCACCCAGTCATTACCCTCAAAGAAGGTCGCACCATCCGTAACGAACTGGCAGAGGCGGCATTTGATGAGTAA
- the ftsX gene encoding permease-like cell division protein FtsX: protein MSKSNRQNTSYKVSFLDRFKMAISLHKKNAANTLLDVLRHPTNSLLTILVLAIALALPTAFYVFSSNAKAISSNWSGGVQMALFLKDNVSQEQRAELVQELSFRPEFKEVVLVPKEEAIEEFKHQSGFGDALDYLAENPLPDSIILTPYETHSAADLLEQLAQELEQDPMVDLAQLDMAWIQRYQAILEISQKIGTFVSILLAFGVLLIVGNTIRLAILNRRDEIQVIKLVGATDAFIRRPFLYTGFWYGLIAALLAALMVNIVLLLLQSPSSTLAELYNSGFSLMGLEPKQTLALLLIGAGLGLFGAWFSVSKHLKDIQPT, encoded by the coding sequence ATGAGTAAATCCAATCGTCAAAATACTTCCTACAAGGTCAGCTTTCTTGATCGCTTCAAGATGGCTATCAGCCTGCACAAAAAAAATGCTGCTAATACTCTTCTTGATGTTTTGCGTCACCCTACCAACAGTTTGCTGACTATACTCGTTTTAGCTATAGCTTTGGCTTTGCCGACTGCTTTTTATGTATTCAGCTCTAATGCTAAAGCCATTAGCAGTAATTGGAGCGGTGGTGTGCAAATGGCTTTATTCCTCAAAGACAACGTCAGTCAGGAGCAGCGAGCTGAATTGGTTCAAGAATTAAGTTTTCGTCCTGAATTTAAGGAGGTTGTTCTAGTTCCTAAAGAAGAGGCCATTGAGGAATTTAAACACCAATCAGGTTTTGGCGACGCCTTGGATTACTTAGCCGAAAACCCCCTGCCCGACAGCATAATTCTAACGCCCTATGAAACTCACTCTGCTGCGGACTTGCTTGAACAATTGGCACAGGAATTAGAACAAGATCCTATGGTGGATCTGGCTCAACTGGATATGGCCTGGATTCAACGTTATCAGGCAATTCTTGAAATTTCACAGAAGATAGGTACTTTTGTCAGTATTTTGTTAGCCTTTGGCGTTCTTTTAATTGTTGGCAATACCATTCGACTGGCCATTTTAAATCGTCGGGATGAAATCCAGGTTATTAAATTAGTCGGGGCTACCGATGCCTTTATTCGCCGCCCTTTCCTGTATACCGGTTTCTGGTATGGACTTATCGCCGCCCTGCTCGCTGCGTTGATGGTCAATATTGTGCTACTTCTTTTACAAAGCCCTTCTTCGACCCTGGCTGAACTTTACAACAGCGGCTTTTCTTTAATGGGACTGGAACCTAAGCAGACATTGGCACTACTGTTAATTGGCGCAGGTTTGGGCTTATTTGGCGCCTGGTTCTCAGTGAGTAAACATCTAAAAGATATTCAACCCACCTAA
- a CDS encoding YceI family protein — protein sequence MKTLFTLALSTIALVFAGNADAKAADYEFDTVHSQIIFKVNHLGYSNSYGKFRAFDGTLSFDPEDWSTAKTEVSINTKSIDLENKKWNDHMRNPDFFDVEQYPAMTFKSTKLEKTGEDTGKLHGDLTILDKTLPITLDLTLNQAGIHPMSEQPHVGFSATGTIKRSEWGMIYGVPAVGDEVDIIIEVEATAR from the coding sequence ATGAAAACCCTGTTTACCCTCGCTTTAAGCACCATTGCCTTAGTTTTTGCCGGCAACGCTGATGCAAAAGCTGCTGATTATGAATTTGACACCGTTCACAGTCAAATTATCTTTAAAGTCAATCACTTAGGTTATTCTAATTCGTACGGTAAATTTCGTGCATTTGACGGTACTTTAAGCTTTGATCCAGAAGACTGGTCAACGGCCAAAACTGAAGTGTCAATCAATACCAAAAGCATCGATCTTGAAAACAAAAAATGGAATGACCATATGCGCAACCCCGATTTTTTCGATGTTGAGCAATACCCAGCCATGACTTTCAAAAGCACCAAGCTGGAAAAGACCGGCGAAGATACCGGTAAATTACATGGTGATTTAACTATTTTAGACAAAACCTTACCGATTACTTTGGACTTAACCTTAAATCAGGCGGGCATCCACCCAATGAGCGAACAGCCACACGTCGGTTTCTCTGCAACCGGCACAATCAAACGCTCAGAGTGGGGCATGATATATGGTGTTCCAGCGGTTGGTGACGAGGTTGATATCATTATCGAAGTTGAAGCGACTGCAAGATAG
- the rpoH gene encoding RNA polymerase sigma factor RpoH, whose amino-acid sequence MSNISPSMALAVPTGSIDGYVSTVSAIPVLSVEQEQKLAHEFHDNNDLEAARQLVMAHLRFVVYIARSYSGYGLPQADLIQEGNIGLMKAVKRFDPTVGVRLVSFAVHWIKAEIHEYVLRNWRIVKIATTKAQRKLFFNLRSKKKTLNWLNNDEVNAVAQDLGVSEEEVRRMEGRLNAHDASFDAPNASDDDDAVYAPIHYLESPNSDPAQAIEQEDWQDQREVRLMSALKTLDERSQDILQQRWLSDQKATLHDLADKYGISAERIRQLEKNAMNKIKNAIS is encoded by the coding sequence ATGAGCAACATTTCACCGAGCATGGCATTAGCCGTCCCAACAGGCAGTATTGATGGTTACGTCAGTACCGTCAGCGCTATTCCTGTCCTGTCGGTCGAACAAGAGCAAAAACTAGCGCATGAATTTCACGACAATAACGATCTTGAAGCAGCGCGCCAGTTAGTAATGGCTCACTTACGCTTTGTTGTTTATATTGCAAGAAGTTACAGTGGCTATGGCTTACCACAAGCCGATCTTATCCAAGAAGGTAATATTGGTCTGATGAAGGCCGTTAAACGCTTCGACCCAACAGTCGGCGTGCGCCTGGTTTCTTTCGCTGTGCATTGGATTAAAGCGGAAATTCACGAATACGTATTGCGTAACTGGCGCATTGTTAAAATTGCGACCACTAAGGCACAGCGCAAGCTATTCTTCAACTTGCGCTCCAAAAAGAAAACACTTAACTGGCTTAATAATGACGAAGTTAATGCTGTCGCGCAGGACTTAGGTGTTAGTGAGGAAGAAGTTCGTCGCATGGAAGGGCGCCTAAATGCCCATGATGCGTCGTTTGATGCGCCGAATGCCAGCGATGACGATGATGCGGTTTACGCACCGATTCATTACCTTGAGTCTCCTAATTCAGATCCAGCACAAGCCATTGAACAGGAAGACTGGCAGGATCAGCGTGAAGTTCGCTTAATGTCTGCGTTGAAAACCCTGGATGAAAGAAGTCAGGACATTTTGCAGCAGCGCTGGTTGAGCGATCAAAAAGCCACCCTGCATGACTTAGCAGACAAATATGGCATTTCAGCTGAGCGTATTCGTCAGCTAGAAAAAAATGCGATGAACAAGATTAAAAATGCTATCAGCTAA
- a CDS encoding substrate-binding periplasmic protein, with protein MNRLSTLLLASTFFLAACGGGDTNPSTNETATNTNYDCVIKYGWEPRPPYQFLHNGEMQGIDVEIFKKAADSNQCNIQYVQKSWTELLTALEAGEIDVLGGATETPDRQVYADFSVPYRNESFSLFIRATSDFQDDSLASFLSGGNKVGITNDYYYGGDVYNLMNHPQYGPLFIDDNSGEQSFYNVIYSTIDGVLTDPIEGRYIIKRKGLDSQIKESNVKIPSENVSFMFSKEGLAPEKVKALQDTIKGMVTNNEVNPVMAKYQ; from the coding sequence ATGAATCGTCTAAGCACTTTACTACTTGCCAGTACTTTTTTTCTAGCAGCTTGTGGGGGAGGGGATACAAACCCTTCAACTAATGAGACGGCTACCAACACAAATTACGATTGTGTCATTAAATATGGTTGGGAGCCACGTCCACCCTATCAATTCTTACATAACGGCGAAATGCAGGGCATTGATGTTGAAATATTTAAGAAAGCTGCCGATTCCAATCAATGCAATATTCAGTATGTTCAAAAAAGCTGGACCGAACTACTAACAGCTCTCGAAGCAGGTGAAATTGACGTTTTAGGTGGCGCAACAGAAACCCCTGACCGCCAAGTTTATGCTGACTTCTCTGTACCATACAGAAATGAGTCCTTCAGCCTATTTATTCGCGCCACCAGTGACTTTCAGGACGATAGCCTTGCTAGCTTTTTAAGTGGCGGTAATAAGGTTGGGATAACCAACGACTATTACTACGGCGGGGATGTCTATAACTTGATGAACCACCCACAGTATGGCCCATTATTTATTGACGATAACTCCGGCGAACAGAGTTTTTATAATGTCATTTATAGCACCATTGATGGCGTTTTAACGGACCCTATTGAAGGTCGTTATATTATCAAGCGCAAAGGTCTTGATTCACAAATTAAAGAATCCAATGTCAAAATTCCCAGTGAAAACGTATCCTTTATGTTCAGTAAAGAGGGACTGGCTCCTGAAAAGGTCAAAGCTCTACAAGACACTATTAAAGGGATGGTTACTAATAATGAAGTTAATCCGGTAATGGCTAAATACCAATAA
- a CDS encoding beta-ketoacyl synthase chain length factor: MDKNTIKLSVLSSYCWIDSVDNKTRKLHNLATRADFNKISLQQIPPIKRRRLSGLSKLAMHSSLSCLEQYNFNPEQLMTVFASQHGELNRTIRIVKSMFEQQEVSPKDFSLSVHNASLGLFSIFTGNKHPGTSIAADSNTFGYALLECYNQLQRFPNSQVLLTCFDLKVEPPFSELQGSLYPSYSLSLLLSQPTDNAPVVSFSFTSLSEHQKPEFPLALSFFDFLHSDNQQQTVDSQDTRWGFCKHAL, from the coding sequence ATGGATAAAAATACTATAAAACTTAGCGTTCTATCTTCATACTGCTGGATAGACTCAGTCGATAACAAGACCCGAAAACTCCATAATTTAGCCACCCGAGCCGACTTCAATAAAATAAGTTTACAGCAAATCCCACCCATCAAGCGCCGTCGATTAAGCGGGCTCAGCAAATTAGCGATGCACAGCTCTCTAAGCTGTCTTGAGCAATATAATTTTAACCCCGAACAATTAATGACCGTTTTTGCATCTCAACATGGTGAGCTCAATAGAACCATCCGCATTGTGAAGAGTATGTTTGAACAACAGGAAGTCTCTCCAAAAGACTTTAGTTTATCGGTTCATAATGCCTCGCTTGGTTTGTTTTCCATTTTTACGGGCAATAAACACCCAGGCACCAGTATTGCCGCAGACTCCAACACTTTTGGTTACGCGCTTTTGGAATGCTATAACCAACTTCAACGCTTTCCCAATAGCCAAGTTTTGTTAACTTGCTTTGATTTAAAAGTAGAACCACCATTTTCAGAGCTTCAAGGCAGCTTATACCCAAGTTATAGCCTGTCATTACTGCTATCCCAACCTACTGATAATGCCCCTGTCGTTTCCTTTTCGTTTACTTCCCTTAGTGAACACCAAAAACCTGAGTTTCCATTAGCTCTTAGTTTTTTTGATTTCCTACACAGTGACAACCAGCAGCAAACTGTAGACAGCCAGGACACCCGTTGGGGCTTTTGCAAACATGCTTTATAA
- a CDS encoding lysophospholipid acyltransferase family protein yields the protein MLYKINYLWRVFATGLSFATFGIGGLILSLLVFPVLGVFNRDPFVRKRKARYLIHKCWYVFIRFMQALGIFTFDLEQAKKQLKGVKGKIIIANHPSLIDVVALISLIPNADCVVKQGIWNNFFLKRVVRVADFVNNDQDVNKLIQNCNKSLQEGYNLVIFPEGTRTVPNKPIKLQRGAANIAIRCHKNLLPVIIDCDPTTLTKQEKWYQIPPRKAQFSMRVVEEIDITPFVHNEKNESIAARRLTEHIKTVFLEELAHNEILRKRD from the coding sequence ATGCTTTATAAAATCAATTACCTTTGGCGCGTTTTCGCCACCGGGTTGTCTTTCGCTACATTCGGTATTGGTGGATTAATACTATCCCTTTTAGTTTTTCCAGTGCTTGGTGTTTTTAACCGCGATCCATTTGTTCGTAAGCGTAAAGCACGCTATCTAATACACAAATGTTGGTATGTTTTCATTCGCTTTATGCAAGCGCTAGGCATCTTTACCTTCGATTTAGAACAGGCTAAGAAACAACTGAAAGGCGTTAAAGGTAAGATCATTATTGCTAATCACCCCTCCTTAATTGACGTGGTTGCCCTGATTTCCTTAATCCCCAACGCTGACTGTGTCGTTAAACAAGGCATCTGGAATAATTTTTTCCTCAAGCGAGTGGTCCGGGTCGCGGACTTTGTTAACAATGACCAGGATGTAAATAAACTCATACAAAACTGTAACAAAAGCCTACAAGAAGGTTATAATCTAGTGATATTTCCTGAGGGTACCCGCACAGTTCCTAATAAACCCATTAAGTTACAGCGTGGTGCGGCAAATATTGCCATTCGCTGCCACAAAAATCTTTTACCGGTAATTATTGACTGTGACCCTACCACACTTACAAAACAAGAAAAGTGGTATCAGATTCCTCCTCGTAAAGCACAGTTTTCGATGAGGGTTGTTGAGGAAATTGATATTACTCCGTTTGTTCACAATGAAAAAAATGAATCAATCGCAGCAAGACGCTTAACGGAGCACATTAAGACAGTCTTTTTAGAGGAATTGGCACACAATGAAATCCTTAGAAAACGAGATTAA
- a CDS encoding phosphopantetheine-binding protein, with the protein MKSLENEIKTVIIDSLDLEDISIDDIETEEPLFGDGLGLDSIDALELGLALKKKFDIKLDSDSEESKKHFYSVSTLATFIEQQKGAS; encoded by the coding sequence ATGAAATCCTTAGAAAACGAGATTAAGACAGTCATTATCGACTCGCTTGATCTTGAAGATATTAGTATTGATGATATAGAAACCGAAGAACCGTTATTTGGTGATGGTTTGGGGCTTGATTCAATTGACGCACTAGAACTTGGTTTGGCGCTAAAGAAAAAATTTGATATTAAATTAGATTCGGACTCTGAAGAATCTAAAAAGCATTTCTACTCTGTCAGCACCTTAGCTACTTTTATTGAACAACAAAAAGGAGCTAGTTAA
- a CDS encoding acyl carrier protein, protein MASFDTKEHIYQELVTILVDDFEVDGDDITLEANLYTDLDLDSIDTVDLVIKLQEMTGKSVNPETFKAVRTMQHVVDAVYDLAHN, encoded by the coding sequence ATGGCCAGTTTTGATACAAAAGAACACATCTATCAAGAATTAGTCACCATTTTAGTTGATGACTTTGAAGTTGATGGTGATGACATTACCCTCGAAGCAAATCTCTACACAGATCTGGATCTAGACAGCATTGATACCGTCGATTTGGTTATCAAACTTCAAGAGATGACAGGTAAGTCAGTTAATCCTGAGACATTCAAAGCTGTACGTACAATGCAACATGTAGTTGACGCGGTGTATGACCTAGCGCACAACTAA
- a CDS encoding COG4648 family protein gives MQILLKTIIAMVVILYPIAIYFGLQHFEPKFIAMLLAALVVIRSFVARGKLFQAIKGLWIIVLIAGLAIASLSYFLNSTFGLQLYPAIITTSFLIVFGYSLYSPPSIIERIARFQDPDLPEEAIPYTVKVTKVWCLFFIFNILASLYTVFFTTIEIWTLYNGLISYVLMGTLFLAELIYRKIVHQAG, from the coding sequence ATGCAAATTTTGTTGAAGACAATAATCGCTATGGTGGTCATTCTATACCCCATAGCCATTTATTTTGGACTACAACATTTCGAGCCAAAATTTATAGCCATGCTGCTGGCTGCTTTAGTTGTTATTAGAAGCTTTGTTGCTCGAGGTAAGCTCTTTCAAGCAATTAAAGGTCTTTGGATTATAGTTCTTATAGCTGGCCTGGCTATTGCCAGTCTAAGTTACTTTCTTAACTCGACCTTCGGCTTACAGCTTTATCCAGCAATTATCACCACCAGTTTTCTGATCGTATTTGGTTATAGCCTATACTCACCACCTTCTATAATCGAAAGAATTGCACGTTTCCAGGATCCTGACTTACCTGAGGAAGCTATCCCTTATACTGTAAAGGTAACGAAAGTCTGGTGCCTATTTTTTATTTTCAACATTCTCGCTTCGCTTTATACCGTTTTCTTTACCACTATCGAAATATGGACTTTGTATAACGGGCTCATTTCATATGTGTTAATGGGGACTTTATTTCTTGCTGAGCTAATTTATCGAAAAATAGTTCATCAAGCAGGGTAG
- a CDS encoding AMP-binding protein: MIDSVNKFQQLLTQNHHYDVACDKSHSYSHSQFLKDVTQCSANISELPHQSYLLFVDNSYDFAVNFIALLILQKDIVLTANNKPEWLTHIKPNFDAAIGEVSLDSVLPSKHFSSNSGLNSPDTLIVPTTLNSTVVFFTSGSTSKPKSISKSINQILTEVSVIESVFGSSVTHCQFLSTVSQHHIYGLIFRLLWPLLYRHTFYADIVLYQEQLKSLCQDKKAICLISSPAFLSRQDLNLGTVSLKQCFSSGSLLNHASAQTACHQLGVFPTEVFGSTETGGIGYRNQNNSNDVWTLFPNITIHKQANQPAILSTPYLNQTILLDDDLELLSDHQFKLLGRMDRIVKIEEKRVSLDAIEHTLTSSLFIEEAKVVVLQHHRTYLGAIIVLSEQGRELLNQYNKKHLNQLFKLQLAETYESVAIPRKWRYLECLPYNTQGKLTLEQLTALF, translated from the coding sequence GTGATCGATTCTGTGAATAAATTCCAACAATTATTAACGCAAAACCATCACTATGATGTTGCCTGTGATAAATCTCATAGTTATAGCCACTCACAGTTTCTAAAAGATGTCACTCAGTGTTCAGCCAATATCTCAGAACTCCCACATCAATCCTATTTGTTATTTGTCGATAACAGTTATGACTTCGCGGTAAACTTTATTGCATTGCTTATTCTTCAAAAAGATATTGTACTGACAGCTAATAACAAACCGGAATGGCTTACACATATCAAGCCAAATTTTGATGCTGCCATTGGCGAGGTTTCTCTAGACTCTGTCTTGCCAAGCAAGCACTTTTCGTCTAACAGTGGGCTGAACTCTCCCGATACCTTGATAGTGCCGACTACTTTAAACAGCACAGTTGTGTTTTTTACTTCCGGTTCAACCAGCAAACCAAAATCTATCAGTAAATCGATCAATCAGATCTTAACGGAGGTCAGTGTCATCGAATCAGTTTTTGGTTCATCGGTCACTCACTGCCAGTTCTTATCAACCGTCTCTCAGCACCATATTTATGGGCTCATTTTCAGACTGTTGTGGCCTTTGCTTTATCGTCACACATTTTATGCCGATATCGTTTTATACCAAGAGCAGCTCAAGTCACTATGTCAGGATAAGAAAGCAATTTGCTTAATCTCAAGTCCCGCATTTCTGTCCAGGCAGGATCTCAACCTTGGTACAGTGTCACTCAAGCAGTGCTTCAGCTCCGGAAGCTTATTAAACCATGCCTCGGCACAAACGGCATGCCACCAGCTAGGCGTATTCCCAACTGAAGTATTCGGCAGTACAGAAACTGGCGGTATCGGTTACCGAAATCAAAATAACTCCAATGATGTGTGGACACTTTTTCCCAATATAACTATTCATAAACAAGCAAACCAACCAGCAATTCTGTCCACACCCTATTTAAATCAAACCATCTTGCTGGATGACGACTTGGAGCTTCTGTCTGATCATCAGTTTAAACTACTCGGCAGAATGGACCGAATAGTCAAAATCGAAGAGAAAAGGGTTTCTCTTGATGCCATTGAGCATACGCTAACATCATCATTATTTATTGAAGAAGCCAAAGTCGTCGTATTACAACATCATCGGACATATCTAGGCGCAATAATAGTTCTCAGTGAACAGGGCAGGGAACTTCTTAATCAATACAACAAGAAGCACCTGAATCAACTCTTTAAGTTACAGTTGGCAGAAACTTACGAATCCGTTGCGATACCGCGCAAATGGCGCTACCTTGAATGCTTACCCTACAATACACAGGGTAAATTAACTTTAGAGCAACTTACGGCCCTATTTTGA
- a CDS encoding ApeI family dehydratase: protein MNFPEIISQNVNDHQLELELLINPELDAFAGHFDQFPIIPGVVQISWALHFFSSLLANQSEASSTRQVSSIKTLKFQHVITPNSRVKLDLSFDDSKQMLAFRFYNSQHQYSSGKILLTHDESQS, encoded by the coding sequence ATGAACTTTCCAGAAATCATTTCTCAAAATGTTAATGACCATCAGCTAGAACTTGAGCTTCTGATAAATCCGGAGCTTGACGCTTTTGCTGGTCACTTCGATCAATTCCCTATCATTCCAGGTGTTGTACAAATCAGTTGGGCACTACATTTTTTTTCCAGTTTGCTCGCCAATCAATCTGAAGCTTCATCGACAAGACAGGTCTCTTCTATTAAGACCCTTAAATTTCAGCACGTCATTACGCCAAACAGCCGGGTTAAATTAGATTTAAGTTTCGATGACAGTAAACAAATGCTCGCTTTTCGCTTTTATAATTCGCAACACCAATATTCCTCAGGAAAAATTTTGCTAACACACGATGAGTCTCAATCTTGA
- a CDS encoding glycosyltransferase family 2 protein translates to MKSSYCIVIPNYNHTQHIEQVLQAIEPLNLPVIIVNDGSNQQTHQVLNQLPDQFGFLQVINLTENSGKGAAVMAGFLAAHEQGFSHAIQVDADGQHNLKDIPNFIALSNNYPEAVICGIPDYDDSVPLGRLIPRYLTHFWVWVETLSFKIKDSMCGYRLYPLAETVQLIQSSNIGKRMDFDTEILVKLYWASVEILNLPTKVTYPEDGSSHFRMFQDNWLITKMHTKLFFGMLVRAPKLMMRHFKSQPKPPDTHWSATQERGSTFGIQLLVWLYRFFGQWLFRIVMIPVIAYFVLTGSKARSASLQYLQRINTYNQSTSKVRWYHVYKHFYQFGLAAIDKIRAWLGDVGLNDITFHHPQVFDSLRKQNPNKGAVFIGSHLGNLELCRAIGETDSALKINALVFTKHALKFQKALEKFNPKASINLIQVDTLGAETAIMLKDKVDAGEIIIIVGDRTSVTQYGRVNYAPFLGYPAPFSQGPFILASILECPTYLLFCLKQSGQYHVYLEPFAESLKLARRNKNEQLQSIIERYSERLEHYCLKAPYQWFNFFNFWQKDDQQNIQRSALKTQETHRRDRH, encoded by the coding sequence ATGAAGTCATCTTACTGTATCGTCATTCCGAATTATAACCATACCCAACACATTGAACAGGTGTTGCAGGCCATCGAGCCTTTAAACCTGCCTGTTATCATTGTTAATGACGGTAGTAATCAACAGACGCATCAAGTCCTCAACCAATTGCCTGATCAGTTCGGTTTTCTGCAGGTCATTAACTTAACTGAAAACTCAGGTAAAGGTGCTGCCGTCATGGCAGGATTCTTAGCAGCACATGAACAAGGATTTAGTCATGCCATTCAAGTTGATGCAGATGGACAACATAACCTGAAAGATATTCCAAACTTTATTGCTTTAAGTAATAACTATCCGGAAGCCGTTATTTGCGGTATTCCTGACTATGATGATTCGGTGCCATTAGGGCGTTTAATTCCTCGTTACCTCACTCACTTCTGGGTTTGGGTAGAAACTCTGTCTTTTAAAATCAAAGACTCCATGTGTGGCTATCGCCTTTATCCACTGGCCGAAACCGTGCAGCTTATACAAAGCTCGAATATCGGCAAGCGAATGGATTTTGATACTGAAATATTGGTCAAGCTTTATTGGGCTTCTGTAGAGATTCTTAATCTTCCCACTAAAGTGACGTATCCCGAAGACGGCTCCTCACACTTTAGAATGTTTCAAGACAATTGGCTGATCACTAAAATGCATACCAAGCTTTTTTTTGGCATGCTTGTTCGTGCACCCAAGTTAATGATGCGCCATTTCAAATCGCAGCCAAAACCGCCGGATACTCATTGGTCAGCAACTCAAGAACGCGGCTCCACTTTTGGCATCCAACTTCTGGTCTGGTTATATCGCTTTTTTGGACAGTGGTTGTTTCGTATCGTAATGATCCCTGTCATTGCTTATTTTGTTTTAACTGGCAGCAAAGCGCGTAGTGCATCTCTCCAGTACTTGCAGCGCATTAACACCTATAACCAATCAACCTCCAAGGTTCGTTGGTATCATGTTTATAAGCACTTCTATCAATTCGGTTTAGCCGCTATCGATAAAATCAGAGCCTGGCTTGGTGATGTGGGTTTAAACGATATTACCTTTCACCATCCGCAGGTATTTGATTCCTTGCGTAAACAGAACCCCAACAAAGGTGCTGTATTTATTGGTTCACATTTAGGAAATTTAGAGCTTTGCCGTGCAATCGGTGAGACTGATTCTGCACTTAAAATCAATGCCCTGGTTTTTACTAAGCATGCTTTAAAATTTCAGAAAGCACTTGAAAAGTTTAATCCCAAAGCTTCTATCAACCTGATACAGGTTGACACTCTCGGGGCTGAAACAGCTATCATGCTTAAGGACAAAGTGGATGCTGGTGAAATAATTATTATCGTTGGTGACAGGACTTCTGTCACTCAATATGGACGTGTCAATTATGCACCATTTCTTGGTTATCCAGCCCCTTTTTCGCAAGGCCCATTTATTTTGGCCAGCATACTTGAATGTCCAACTTACCTATTATTCTGTCTAAAGCAGTCTGGACAGTATCATGTTTATCTGGAACCCTTTGCTGAAAGCCTTAAACTAGCTAGAAGAAACAAAAATGAGCAGTTACAATCAATTATTGAAAGATACTCTGAAAGGCTAGAGCATTATTGTTTAAAGGCTCCCTATCAATGGTTTAACTTCTTCAATTTCTGGCAAAAAGATGACCAGCAAAATATTCAACGAAGCGCATTAAAAACACAAGAGACACATCGCCGTGACAGACACTAA